The following proteins come from a genomic window of Zonotrichia leucophrys gambelii isolate GWCS_2022_RI chromosome 4, RI_Zleu_2.0, whole genome shotgun sequence:
- the RHOH gene encoding rho-related GTP-binding protein RhoH: protein MLDSVKCVLVGDSAVGKTSLLVRFTSETFPDDYRPTVYENTGVDVFMDGVQISLGLWDTSGSDAFKGIRPLSYQQADVVLMCYSVANHNSFLNLRNKWISEIRSHLPRIPVLVVATQTDQRDMGPYSSSCISPMDGKRLAQDVRAKGYLECSALSNRGVQQVFEYAVRTAVNQAKRQNRRKLFSINECKIF, encoded by the coding sequence ATGCTGGATTCAGTCAAGTGTGTTCTGGTGGGAGACTCTGCCGTTGGGAAAACATCCCTCCTGGTACGTTTCACCTCTGAGACTTTTCCAGATGACTACAGACCCACTGTATATGAAAATACCGGAGTGGATGTCTTCATGGATGGCGTACAGATCAGCTTAGGTCTTTGGGACACATCAGGCAGTGATGCCTTTAAAGGCATTCGCCCCCTCTCCTACCAACAGGCAGATGTGGTATTAATGTGCTACTCAGTGGCAAACCACAATTCCTTTCTGAACCTGAGGAACAAATGGATCAGCGAGATCCGCAGCCATTTGCCCCGCATCCCCGTTTTGGTGGTGGCCACTCAGACTGACCAGCGGGACATGGGTCCCTACAGCTCCTCCTGCATCAGCCCTATGGACGGAAAGCGGCTCGCCCAGGATGTGCGAGCCAAGGGCTACTTGGAGTGCTCTGCCCTCAGCAACAGGGGAGTGCAGCAGGTGTTTGAGTATGCTGTGAGGACAGCGGTCAACCAAGCCAAAAGGCAGAACAGGCGGAAGCTCTTCTCCATTAATGAGTGCAAGATCTTTTGA
- the LOC135447256 gene encoding uncharacterized protein LOC135447256 isoform X1 has product MERPDELPAAPSPFWSLLALLRREPGMEWLPCGPDGCAGSGGTGGLEAGSGEGAGADKLSRVPEENSLGPWPLKALLLLEDSREGHLWQIYHEGLKNFLGFRESMSLSAVWPIPVEQIREFLVAMESQDQPPMKIITYVEGLSFISRMVNHPNPLSDPRLCHMMSRLKRRTSHPNDEYSPVTIEVLRSLLGTLESVCSCPYECLLYRAIFTVAFFGVLHIGDMVANHPNMAQPDLLYLSDLRLAEGSATLFLHPSHMGQHRCLVRLRLRKEMWVCPVEALRTYVRARPPGEGPLFVHSDSRAVTKREFLAVFRAGLRFAGLPPNQYAVHSFWLRNPNRSFSWAFPQSD; this is encoded by the exons ATGGAGAGACCAGACGAGCTGCCGGCTGCCCCTTCACCTTTCTGGtcgctgctggcgctgctgcgGCGGGAGCCCGGCATGGAGTGGCTGCCGTGCGGGCCCGATGGCTGCGCTGGATCGGGCGGCACCGGGGGCCTGGAGGCTGGCAgcggggaaggagcaggag CAGATAAGCTCAGCCGGGTTCCTGAGGAGAATTCCTTGGGCCCTTGGCCCCTGAAGGCTCTGCTGCTACTGGAGGACTCGAGAGAGGGACACTTATGGCAAATCTACCATGAAGGCCTGAAAAACTTTCTTGGCTTTAGAGAAAGCATGTCTCTGTCTGCAGTCTGGCCAATTCCAGTTGAACAAATTAGAGAGTTTCTGGTCGCCATGGAGTCCCAGGACCAGCCTCCCATGAAAATAATAACATATGTGGAAGGACTGTCCTTCATCTCCAGAATGGTAAATCATCCCAATCCTCTTTCAGATCCTCGTCTCTGTCACATGATGTCAAGGCTGAAACGGAGGACTAGCCATCCAAATGATGAATACTCTCCTGTAACAATTGAAGTGTTAAGATCTCTCCTGGGCACTCTGGAGTCTGTGTGCAGCTGTCCTTATGAGTGTCTGTTGTATCGTGCCATTTTTACTGTAGCTTTTTTTGGTGTGCTCCATATAGGAGACATGGTGGCAAATCACCCAAATATGGCACAGCCAGACCTCCTGTACTTGAGTGACCTCCGGCTGGCAGAAGGAAGTGCAACCCTTTTTCTGCATCCATCTCATATGGGCCAACATAGGTGCTTGGTCCGGCTGAGACTACGCAAAGAGATGTGGGTCTGTCCTGTTGAGGCGCTCCGTACCTACGTGAGAGCACGGCCGCCAGGGGAGGGCCCTCTCTTTGTGCACTcagacagcagggctgtgaccaAGAGGGAGTTCCTCGCTGTCTTCCGCGCCGGCCTTCGCTTCGCTGGACTCCCTCCAAACCAGTATGCAGTGCATTCCTTCTGGCTGAGGAACCCTAACAGGAGCTTCTCATGGGCATTCCCACAAAGTGATTAA
- the LOC135447256 gene encoding uncharacterized protein LOC135447256 isoform X2, with protein sequence MERPDELPAAPSPFWSLLALLRREPGMEWLPCGPDGCAGSGGTGGLEAGSGEGAGDKLSRVPEENSLGPWPLKALLLLEDSREGHLWQIYHEGLKNFLGFRESMSLSAVWPIPVEQIREFLVAMESQDQPPMKIITYVEGLSFISRMVNHPNPLSDPRLCHMMSRLKRRTSHPNDEYSPVTIEVLRSLLGTLESVCSCPYECLLYRAIFTVAFFGVLHIGDMVANHPNMAQPDLLYLSDLRLAEGSATLFLHPSHMGQHRCLVRLRLRKEMWVCPVEALRTYVRARPPGEGPLFVHSDSRAVTKREFLAVFRAGLRFAGLPPNQYAVHSFWLRNPNRSFSWAFPQSD encoded by the exons ATGGAGAGACCAGACGAGCTGCCGGCTGCCCCTTCACCTTTCTGGtcgctgctggcgctgctgcgGCGGGAGCCCGGCATGGAGTGGCTGCCGTGCGGGCCCGATGGCTGCGCTGGATCGGGCGGCACCGGGGGCCTGGAGGCTGGCAgcggggaaggagcaggag ATAAGCTCAGCCGGGTTCCTGAGGAGAATTCCTTGGGCCCTTGGCCCCTGAAGGCTCTGCTGCTACTGGAGGACTCGAGAGAGGGACACTTATGGCAAATCTACCATGAAGGCCTGAAAAACTTTCTTGGCTTTAGAGAAAGCATGTCTCTGTCTGCAGTCTGGCCAATTCCAGTTGAACAAATTAGAGAGTTTCTGGTCGCCATGGAGTCCCAGGACCAGCCTCCCATGAAAATAATAACATATGTGGAAGGACTGTCCTTCATCTCCAGAATGGTAAATCATCCCAATCCTCTTTCAGATCCTCGTCTCTGTCACATGATGTCAAGGCTGAAACGGAGGACTAGCCATCCAAATGATGAATACTCTCCTGTAACAATTGAAGTGTTAAGATCTCTCCTGGGCACTCTGGAGTCTGTGTGCAGCTGTCCTTATGAGTGTCTGTTGTATCGTGCCATTTTTACTGTAGCTTTTTTTGGTGTGCTCCATATAGGAGACATGGTGGCAAATCACCCAAATATGGCACAGCCAGACCTCCTGTACTTGAGTGACCTCCGGCTGGCAGAAGGAAGTGCAACCCTTTTTCTGCATCCATCTCATATGGGCCAACATAGGTGCTTGGTCCGGCTGAGACTACGCAAAGAGATGTGGGTCTGTCCTGTTGAGGCGCTCCGTACCTACGTGAGAGCACGGCCGCCAGGGGAGGGCCCTCTCTTTGTGCACTcagacagcagggctgtgaccaAGAGGGAGTTCCTCGCTGTCTTCCGCGCCGGCCTTCGCTTCGCTGGACTCCCTCCAAACCAGTATGCAGTGCATTCCTTCTGGCTGAGGAACCCTAACAGGAGCTTCTCATGGGCATTCCCACAAAGTGATTAA